A window of the Bombina bombina isolate aBomBom1 chromosome 3, aBomBom1.pri, whole genome shotgun sequence genome harbors these coding sequences:
- the UNC50 gene encoding protein unc-50 homolog isoform X2: protein MLPTTLVNKNQVNGSLSSRDAARHTAGAKRYKYLRRLFRFKQMDFEFAVWQMLYLFTSPQKVYRNFHYRKQTKDQWARDDPAFLVLLSIWLCVSTLGFGFVLGMGFFQTLKLLLWVVFIDCIGVGLLISTLMWFVSNKYMAKRQGKDYDVEWGYAFDVHLNAFYPLLVILHFIQLFFINHVILTNWFLGYFVGNTFWLIAIGYYVYITFLGYSALPFLKNTVILLYPFAALILLYVLSLALGWNFTEMLASFYKFRN from the exons ATGCTGCCAACCACCTTAGTCAACAAGAACCAAGTTAATGGCAGTTTGAGTTCTCGAGATGCAGCAAGACATACCGCAGGGGCTAAGCGCTATAAGTATCTCAGAAGGCTCTTTCGCTTCAAGCAGATGGACTTTGAATTTGCTGTTTGGCAGATGCTCTATCTTTTTACTTCACCACAGAAAGTTTACAGAAATTTTCATTACAGAAAACAAACTAAAGACCAATGGGCAAGAGACGATCCagcttttttggtgcttttgagCATCTGGCTGTGCG TATCCACTTTAGGGTTTGGTTTTGTCCTAGGCATGGGCTTCTTTCAGACGTTGAAGCTGCTGCTCTGGGTTGTGTTCATAGACTGTATAGGTGTTGGACTGCTTATCTCTACTCTGATGTG GTTTGTTTCAAATAAATACATGGCCAAGCGGCAGGGTAAAGATTATGATGTGGAATGGGGTTATGCATTTGACGTTCATCTTAATGCTTTTTATCCTCTTCTGGTCATCTTGCATTTCATCCAGTTATTTTTCATCAACC ATGTCATTTTGACAAATTGGTTTCTTGGCTACTTTGTTGGAAACACATTCTGGCTAATAGCAATTGGATATTACGTCTATATTACTTTCCTCGGATACAGCG CTTTGCCGTTTTTGAAAAACACAGTGATACTGCTTTACCCATTTGCCGCTTTAATTCTCCTATATGTGTTGTCATTGGCCCTGGGATGGAACTTCACAGAGATGCTGGCTTCGTTTTATAAATTCAGA AATTGA